The following are encoded in a window of Actinomyces oris genomic DNA:
- a CDS encoding polymorphic toxin type 15 domain-containing protein, translating to MFTPWSAGGQSVLVWEGPAALRTAGAQVGADQWCDKVDPVVVSYHTGGKNRSSSGLPQEMTRQLDGQFTALSLMSAKEILAGMATFDERKRSPASHTAIRQKFQKKLAKDLKDRHGFPEDVAGSWASLAMKELAVLHNPDQLLSGPQGPSLVGGVVALGDRATNSAVGAQTAQGPRELIRDAAQAAVDAGQGDRLLQMRVVLTDSPKLSRDLNERLEALEPRSLAEQWEAVSPRGPPLTPQVLSDRLAQALGGDGGLEDLTRDELRQALTQPPGPTPDHPDTPTPDAPAPDGLDTPTPDGLGTDAPETGVPDRGAPGVPVSTPQAPAPVEPVARPTDTSPSMSAPTPDLNAPDRNPLDKAAPDRSAPEQNAPDRAAPEVSAPEQSAPEQNRPDKGTPDGRAPGGPGRSAPNAGAPDGGTPSGPTQAQAPGAGRTTPPSAPPVSAEPPARSQRAASPTTPKQPTQPGQPGRPVQPGQPGQPGRHSQPGRPSGQPGRSAQQNQPGQPGRPARSGQPVQPSRPVQPGQPGRPVQPSRSGRSGVPGRGAAGAGTSGAPGANAWPEAPSRMRAGQGTGTPPAPARPGPQAGPQTPAGPAQPAPQRSTTARTAGDSTPGRSTSGRVGGPTAGDTPSRRAGGRGTNTTPRTTPGSASRSGSRSASRSASRSAGATASGARAASQDPIKARKAPTGDSQRDGAIAGISSKLDKLRQNNQQRQPTQAPTRTHHPRR from the coding sequence ATGTTTACCCCGTGGTCTGCTGGGGGCCAGTCGGTGCTGGTGTGGGAGGGGCCTGCCGCCTTGAGGACGGCTGGTGCCCAGGTGGGGGCCGACCAGTGGTGTGACAAGGTGGACCCGGTGGTGGTGTCGTACCACACGGGTGGGAAGAATCGGTCCTCGAGTGGGTTGCCGCAGGAGATGACGCGTCAGCTTGATGGGCAGTTCACGGCTCTGAGCCTGATGAGTGCCAAGGAGATCCTGGCTGGTATGGCCACCTTCGACGAGCGCAAGCGCTCCCCAGCCAGCCACACCGCCATCCGCCAGAAGTTCCAGAAGAAGCTCGCCAAGGATCTGAAAGACCGTCATGGGTTTCCTGAGGATGTGGCGGGGTCGTGGGCTTCTCTGGCGATGAAGGAGCTGGCGGTGCTGCACAATCCTGATCAGCTGTTGTCTGGTCCGCAGGGGCCTTCCTTGGTGGGGGGTGTGGTGGCTCTGGGGGACCGGGCGACGAACTCGGCGGTGGGGGCGCAGACGGCTCAGGGTCCTAGGGAGCTGATTCGTGATGCGGCTCAGGCGGCGGTGGACGCGGGTCAGGGGGACCGGTTGCTGCAGATGCGGGTGGTGCTGACTGACTCCCCGAAGCTGTCTAGGGACCTGAACGAGAGGTTGGAGGCGTTGGAGCCGCGGAGCCTGGCTGAGCAGTGGGAGGCGGTCTCCCCTCGCGGGCCCCCACTGACCCCTCAGGTGCTGTCTGATCGTCTGGCCCAGGCCCTGGGCGGTGATGGTGGGCTGGAGGACCTCACCCGTGATGAGCTGCGGCAGGCCCTGACCCAACCACCAGGACCCACCCCAGACCACCCAGACACCCCCACCCCAGATGCACCCGCTCCAGACGGGCTGGACACACCAACCCCAGACGGACTGGGTACGGATGCCCCGGAGACGGGCGTACCCGATCGGGGTGCCCCGGGGGTGCCGGTTTCGACTCCGCAGGCGCCGGCTCCGGTGGAGCCGGTTGCCCGGCCCACGGACACCTCGCCCTCCATGTCGGCTCCAACCCCCGACCTCAACGCCCCAGACAGGAACCCCTTAGACAAGGCGGCCCCTGACAGGAGCGCCCCTGAGCAGAACGCCCCAGACAGGGCAGCCCCAGAGGTGAGCGCTCCTGAGCAGAGCGCCCCCGAGCAGAACCGGCCAGACAAGGGCACCCCAGACGGGCGCGCGCCGGGCGGGCCTGGTCGCAGTGCCCCGAACGCGGGTGCACCCGATGGGGGCACACCGAGCGGGCCTACCCAGGCGCAGGCGCCTGGGGCCGGGCGGACCACGCCGCCTTCTGCGCCGCCGGTGTCTGCGGAACCGCCGGCCCGCTCGCAGCGGGCTGCCTCGCCCACAACCCCCAAGCAACCAACCCAACCAGGTCAGCCGGGCAGGCCAGTTCAGCCAGGCCAGCCGGGACAGCCAGGTCGGCATAGCCAACCAGGCCGGCCGAGTGGTCAGCCGGGTAGGTCGGCCCAGCAGAACCAGCCAGGCCAACCGGGCCGGCCAGCACGGTCAGGGCAGCCGGTTCAGCCGAGCCGACCGGTTCAGCCGGGCCAGCCGGGCCGACCGGTTCAGCCGAGCCGGTCTGGTCGGTCGGGTGTGCCGGGTCGGGGTGCTGCTGGGGCGGGCACCTCAGGTGCCCCGGGGGCCAACGCCTGGCCTGAGGCCCCCTCGCGTATGCGGGCCGGCCAGGGAACAGGCACACCTCCTGCCCCGGCCCGGCCAGGACCCCAAGCCGGGCCCCAGACCCCAGCCGGGCCGGCACAGCCGGCGCCCCAGCGCAGCACCACCGCTCGCACCGCAGGAGACAGCACCCCCGGCCGTAGCACCAGTGGCCGCGTTGGTGGGCCCACCGCGGGGGACACCCCCAGTCGTCGTGCTGGTGGGCGCGGCACCAACACCACGCCCAGGACAACGCCCGGCTCCGCGTCCCGTTCCGGGTCTCGGTCCGCGTCTCGTTCGGCGTCGCGCTCGGCCGGTGCCACCGCCTCTGGCGCACGCGCGGCGTCCCAGGACCCGATCAAGGCCCGCAAGGCCCCCACCGGCGACTCCCAACGAGACGGTGCCATAGCCGGCATCTCCTCCAAGCTCGACAAGCTCCGCCAGAACAACCAGCAACGCCAACCCACCCAAGCCCCCACCCGCACCCACCACCCACGCCGATAA
- a CDS encoding GAD-like domain-containing protein translates to MGFARAENLEWGPEWIEERIREGLLGYHNMPPLGVGRVVPEEYFERFGGVFPESVLYIWRRFGFDGFGQGRSWITDPVEWAPVVDAWLEGIELPFPPQRWHCVARTALGYMLLWGEISGPAVDIDVINGEISPNANEAENMTDPVVRERSGCTVFTSPLEDVYDDEVSGRPLAVEGIERLGVPGADEVFGFVPPLSFGGQIRGDRLSVQKAVPYLVGLAQSTPRYLGVDLMAAWGGAATQFLIDQGAIPNSTNTDTSGGGASTPGDSDPHSGPDSQDGPGGPGGPAGPGGFGGGL, encoded by the coding sequence ATGGGTTTTGCCAGGGCTGAGAATCTTGAGTGGGGTCCGGAGTGGATTGAGGAGCGTATCCGGGAAGGGCTGCTGGGCTACCACAATATGCCTCCTTTGGGTGTGGGTCGGGTGGTGCCGGAGGAGTACTTTGAGCGGTTTGGGGGCGTGTTTCCTGAGTCGGTTCTGTATATCTGGAGGCGTTTCGGGTTTGATGGTTTTGGGCAGGGACGCTCCTGGATCACGGATCCTGTTGAGTGGGCGCCGGTGGTGGACGCCTGGCTGGAGGGGATCGAGCTGCCGTTCCCACCCCAGCGCTGGCACTGCGTGGCACGTACCGCCCTGGGGTACATGCTTCTGTGGGGGGAGATCTCCGGGCCGGCCGTGGACATCGACGTCATCAATGGTGAGATCTCCCCGAATGCCAATGAGGCGGAGAACATGACTGATCCGGTTGTCAGGGAGCGCAGCGGCTGCACTGTTTTCACCAGCCCGCTTGAGGATGTGTATGACGATGAGGTGTCGGGGCGGCCTTTGGCTGTGGAGGGGATTGAGCGTCTGGGGGTGCCGGGTGCTGACGAGGTATTCGGGTTTGTGCCGCCGTTGAGCTTTGGTGGCCAGATCCGTGGGGATCGGTTGAGTGTGCAGAAGGCTGTGCCCTACCTGGTGGGGCTGGCGCAGTCCACGCCCAGGTACCTGGGCGTGGATCTCATGGCTGCCTGGGGAGGGGCCGCCACCCAGTTCCTCATCGACCAAGGCGCCATACCCAACAGCACAAACACAGACACGTCCGGTGGTGGCGCAAGCACCCCCGGCGACTCTGACCCCCACAGTGGCCCCGACAGCCAGGATGGTCCTGGTGGCCCGGGTGGTCCTGCTGGTCCTGGTGGTTTTGGGGGTGGGTTGTGA